A genomic window from Terriglobia bacterium includes:
- a CDS encoding MmgE/PrpD family protein: MSTTAAAKTETITARMARWAAGLRFEQLSTDAVHQAKRFLLDSLGCALGGYLQHDVRIALEVLGENAGKGPATVIGTGGKTDPVTASLLNSLMIRVMDYNDIYWKQDPSHPSDIIPAALALGQRAGRGGRDLIVGIVLGHEFEQRLCEAAFPGIRERGWHHATLTALASPIVAARMLGLDAARIQHAIGISGCRHFTLGAAVAGKLTMMKNTVDPMATQSGVLAALLAEKGYTGPEHVIDGKEGMVHCLGPQWKLEILVDGLGESWRITRCGMKAYPTEALTHTPISAVLDIVRENDLAPDRIAKVHIRSLARAADILSDPSKYDPRTKETADHSLPYVVAAAIADRQVTPAQFTDAKIMDPTIRAQLPKVEVVADPEIEKVFPALQRVVVKITTTEGGEFSKQVDYPKGDPRNPLSDREIEEKFEALAGPVLTPARQAKVREAIWGLDRLGSIDGLLDLLAADR; the protein is encoded by the coding sequence GGGCCGCGGGCCTGAGGTTCGAGCAGCTGTCGACCGACGCCGTGCACCAGGCCAAGCGTTTCCTCCTGGATTCCCTCGGCTGCGCTCTCGGCGGCTACCTCCAGCACGACGTCCGGATCGCCCTGGAGGTGCTCGGGGAGAACGCCGGAAAGGGCCCTGCCACGGTGATCGGAACCGGCGGGAAGACGGACCCCGTCACCGCGTCGCTGCTGAACTCCCTGATGATCCGCGTGATGGACTACAACGACATCTACTGGAAGCAGGACCCGTCCCACCCTTCCGACATCATCCCGGCAGCGCTCGCCTTGGGCCAGCGCGCGGGCCGGGGCGGGCGCGACCTGATCGTCGGGATCGTCCTCGGCCACGAGTTCGAGCAGAGGCTGTGCGAAGCGGCGTTCCCGGGAATCAGGGAGCGGGGATGGCACCACGCGACGCTCACCGCGCTCGCCTCCCCCATCGTCGCGGCGCGGATGCTCGGCCTCGACGCCGCGAGGATCCAGCACGCGATCGGCATCTCGGGCTGCCGCCACTTCACCCTCGGGGCGGCGGTGGCTGGGAAGCTCACCATGATGAAGAACACGGTGGACCCCATGGCGACCCAGAGCGGCGTGCTCGCCGCGCTCCTGGCCGAGAAGGGGTACACGGGTCCCGAGCACGTGATCGACGGCAAGGAGGGGATGGTCCACTGCCTCGGGCCGCAATGGAAGCTCGAGATCCTCGTCGACGGGCTGGGCGAGTCCTGGCGGATCACCCGCTGCGGCATGAAGGCGTACCCCACCGAGGCGCTGACCCACACGCCGATCTCCGCGGTACTCGACATCGTCCGGGAGAACGACCTGGCGCCCGACCGGATCGCGAAGGTCCACATCCGCTCCCTCGCCCGCGCCGCGGACATCCTCTCGGACCCGTCCAAGTACGACCCGCGCACGAAGGAGACAGCGGACCACAGCCTGCCCTACGTCGTCGCGGCGGCGATAGCCGACCGCCAGGTCACGCCGGCGCAGTTCACCGACGCGAAGATCATGGACCCGACGATACGGGCGCAGCTCCCGAAGGTCGAGGTCGTGGCGGACCCGGAGATCGAGAAGGTCTTCCCCGCGCTGCAGCGTGTCGTCGTGAAGATCACCACCACCGAAGGCGGCGAGTTCTCGAAACAGGTGGACTATCCGAAAGGCGACCCGCGCAATCCGCTCTCGGACCGCGAGATCGAGGAGAAGTTCGAGGCGCTCGCCGGGCCAGTGCTGACGCCTGCGCGGCAGGCCAAGGTCCGGGAGGCGATCTGGGGGCTCGATCGGCTCGGCTCGATCGACGGCCTCTTGGACCTTCTCGCGGCGGACCGGTAG